A genomic window from Diospyros lotus cultivar Yz01 chromosome 2, ASM1463336v1, whole genome shotgun sequence includes:
- the LOC127794556 gene encoding protein SLOW WALKER 2 isoform X1, producing MAISKSKKSERTAEAEDLELLKSDVASFASSIGLSSTSGAGAGAVSGFDDSDFRKTGPIKPPAKSDGPAKERQKEKVSSIASSKGLPKQARAFQPVDNSRGFDKFRNLPKMPLVKASSLGVWYVDATELEGRVIASEAQKKVEFRDVEEWKKLVAKKKELAERLLAQYSLDYESSRGQSGDVKMLVATQRSGTAADKVSAFSVMVGENPIANIRSLDALLGMVTSKVGKRHALTGFEALKELFISSLLPDCKLKTLFQRPLNYLPETKDGYSLLLFWHWEECLKQRYERFIVALEEASRDMLPILKDKALKTMYALLRSKSEQERKLLSALVNKLGDPENKAASNADFHLSKLLTDHPNMKVVVIDEVDTFLFRPHLGLRAKYHAVNFLSQIRLRHKGDGPKVAKRLIDVYFALFKVLISEAGGALKTDKNREEDRRALGSAKDGKVKSQSSESHVEMDSRLLTALLTGVNRAFPFVSSIEADDIIEVQTPMLFRLVHSKNFNVGVQALMLLDKISSKNQIVSDRFYRALYSKLLLPAAMNSSKAKMFIGLLLRAMKNDINLKRVAAFSKRLLQVALQQPPQYACACLFLLSEVLKARPPLWHMLLQNESVDEDLEHFEDIVEETEDQTTTKFNKPNNATENVPIDDSNSVDSDSSQDEGVSISSDSKSDVSDEEDDLLVGEALQDVEEAKPMPDQSRKETQVSDVRSSLPGGYDPRHREPSYCNADRVSWWELTVLASHVHPSVATMAGTLLSGANIVYNGNPLNDLSLTAFLDKFMEKKPKQSTWHGGSEIEPAKKPDLNHQLIGSEILSLAELDVPPEDFVFHKFYMNKMSSSKKPKKKKKKKGAEDAAAEELYAGDDESDNEEIENMLDAADPSLEANGDYDYDDLDNVAIEEDDDLVGNVSDEEMDILSDIADEKDDHNGYGGDEEVDVGVDDGGSDGEDVPGKRKRKRKSIGNSAASPFASLEEFEHLLNDETATENKSVGRKNSRSKKRKK from the exons ATGGCGATTTCAAAATCCAAGAAATCCGAACGCACCGCCGAAGCAGAAGACCTAGAGCTTTTGAAATCCGATGTTGCATCGTTCGCTTCCTCAATCGGTCTCTCCTCTACCTCCGGTGCCGGTGCCGGTGCCGTCTCCGGCTTCGACGACTCCGACTTCCGCAAAACAGGCCCTATCAAGCCGCCGGCCAAGTCCGATGGGCCTGCAAAAGAGAGACAGAAAGAAAAAGTTAGTAGCATCGCCAGCAGTAAAGGACTGCCGAAACAAGCTAGGGCTTTTCAACCGGTTGATAATTCGAGGGGTTTTGATAAGTTCAGGAACCTGCCGAAGATGCCGCTCGTGAAGGCGAGCTCCCTGGGGGTGTGGTACGTGGACGCGACCGAGTTGGAAGGGAGAGTGATAGCAAGCGAAGCGCAGAAGAAGGTTGAGTTTCGGGACGTTGAGGAGTGGAAGAAATTGGTTGCGAAGAAGAAGGAGCTGGCTGAGAGGTTGTTGGCGCAGTATTCGCTGGACTACGAATCATCCAGAGGCCAGAGCGGCGACGTCAAAATGCTGGTCGCCACACAGAGGTCGGGGACGGCGGCAGACAAGGTGTCTGCGTTTTCAGTCATGGTTGGGGAGAATCCAATTGCTAATATCAGATCACTTGATGCACTCTTAG GAATGGTGACATCAAAAGTGGGAAAGCGCCATGCGCTAACAGGCTTTGAAGCACTAAAAGAACTCTTTATTTCAAG TCTATTGCCTGATTGCAAATTGAAGACCCTTTTCCAGCGGCCTTTAAATTATCTTCCTGAGACAAAAGATGGTTACTCTTTACTACTATTTTGGCATTGGGAGGAATGTTTAAAGCAGAG GTATGAACGCTTTATTGTTGCACTTGAGGAAGCATCTAGAGATATGCTACCTATATTGAAAGACAAAGCACTGAAG ACCATGTATGCGTTGCTGAGGAGTAAATCAGAGCAAGAGCGCAAGTTACTTTCTGCACTAGTTAACAAA CTTGGGGATCCTGAAAATAAAGCTGCCTCTAATGCTGACTTTCATTTATCGAAGCTTTTGACTGATCATCCAAATATGAAG GTTGTGGTGATTGACGAAGTTGATACTTTTCTCTTTCGTCCTCATCTGGGATTACGAGCTAAATACCATGCT GTAAACTTCTTGAGCCAAATTCGTCTCAGACACAAAGGAGATGGACCCAAGGTGGCAAAGCGATTAATTGATGTTTATTTTGCTCTGTTTAAG GTACTTATTTCTGAGGCTGGCGGGGCTCTTAAGACAGATAAAAACAGAGAGGAGGATAGAAGAGCTTTGGGCTCTGCCAAAGATGGCAAAGTGAAAAGTCAGTCATCAGAATCTCATGTTGAAATGGACTCACGGTTGCTAACAGCTCTCCTGACA GGAGTCAATCGAGCATTTCCCTTTGTTTCTAGTATTGAAGCTGATGACATTATTGAGGTGCAAACTCCAATGCTCTTCAGGCTG GTTCACTCGAAGAACTTCAATGTCGGAGTTCAAGCCTTAATGCTTCTTGATAAGATCTCATCCAAAAATCAGATTGTTAGTGATCGATTTTACCGTGCCTTGTACTCGAAACTTCTGCTTCCAGCTGCAATGAATTCTTCGAAGGcaa AGATGTTTATTGGGCTGCTCTTGAGGGCtatgaaaaatgatattaatttaaagCGAGTAGCAGCCTTCTCAAAGCGTTTATTGCAG GTTGCCCTTCAGCAGCCACCGCAATATGCCTGTGCTTGTCTTTTCCTCCTCTCTGAAGTCCTTAAAGCAAGGCCACCTCTATG GCACATGTTGCTTCAGAATGAGTCAGTTGATGAAGATCTTGAGCATTTTGAAGATATTGTGGAGGAAACCGAAGATCAAACTACCACCAAGTTCAATAAACCTAACAATGCTACTGAAAATGTCCCCATTGATGATAGTAACAGTGTTGACAGTGATTCCTCGCAAGATGAAGGTGTTTCTATTTCTTCCGACTCCAAAAGTGATGTttcagatgaagaagatgacttGCTTGTTGGAGAAGCTTTACAGGATGTTGAGGAAGCCAAACCAATGCCTGATCAAAGTAGGAAGGAAACTCAAGTGTCTGACGTGAGGTCTTCATTGCCGGGAGGATATGACCCACGGCACAGGGAGCCTTCTTATTG CAACGCAGATCGAGTAAGCTGGTGGGAGCTGACAGTACTGGCTTCACATGTGCACCCATCAGTCGCTACCATGGCCGGAACCCTTCTCTCTGGGGCAAACATAGTGTACAATGGAAACCCATTAAATGACCTTTCACTAACTGCTTTCTTGGACAAGTTCATGGAGAAGAAGCCTAAGCAGAGCACATGGCATGGTGGTTCCGAGATTGAGCCTGCTAAAAAG CCTGATCTGAACCACCAGTTGATTGGGTCAGAGATCTTGTCCTTGGCGGAATTGGATGTACCCCCTGAAGATTTTGTCTTCCACAAGTTCTATATGAACAAAATGAGTTCCTCAAAGAagccaaagaaaaagaaaaagaagaaaggagcaGAGGATGCTGCTGCTGAAGAGTTATATGCTGGTGACGATGAGAGTGACAACGAAGAGATTGAGAACATGCTGGACGCTGCTGATCCTTCTTTGGAGGCAAATGGTGATTATGATTACGATGATTTGGACAATGTTGCTATTGAGGAAGACGATGACTTGGTTGGTAATGTCAGTGATGAAGAGATGGACATTCTTTCAGATATTGCCGACGAAAAGGATGATCACAATGGATATGGTGGTGATGAAGAAGTTGATGTAGGAGTAGATGACGGTGGAAGTGATGGTGAAGATGTGCCcggcaaaagaaaaaggaagcgGAAGTCCATCGGGAACTCTGCAGCTTCTCCATTTGCAAGTCTTGAAGAGTTCGAGCATCTGTTAAATGACGAGACTGCAACAGAGAACAAGTCTGTTGGAAGAAAGAACTCGAGATCAAAGAAGCGAAAGAAGTAA
- the LOC127794556 gene encoding protein SLOW WALKER 2 isoform X2, whose translation MAISKSKKSERTAEAEDLELLKSDVASFASSIGLSSTSGAGAGAVSGFDDSDFRKTGPIKPPAKSDGPAKERQKEKVSSIASSKGLPKQARAFQPVDNSRGFDKFRNLPKMPLVKASSLGVWYVDATELEGRVIASEAQKKVEFRDVEEWKKLVAKKKELAERLLAQYSLDYESSRGQSGDVKMLVATQRSGTAADKVSAFSVMVGENPIANIRSLDALLGMVTSKVGKRHALTGFEALKELFISSLLPDCKLKTLFQRPLNYLPETKDGYSLLLFWHWEECLKQRYERFIVALEEASRDMLPILKDKALKTMYALLRSKSEQERKLLSALVNKLGDPENKAASNADFHLSKLLTDHPNMKVVVIDEVDTFLFRPHLGLRAKYHAVNFLSQIRLRHKGDGPKVAKRLIDVYFALFKVLISEAGGALKTDKNREEDRRALGSAKDGKVKSQSSESHVEMDSRLLTALLTGVNRAFPFVSSIEADDIIEVQTPMLFRLVHSKNFNVGVQALMLLDKISSKNQIVSDRFYRALYSKLLLPAAMNSSKEEMFIGLLLRAMKNDINLKRVAAFSKRLLQVALQQPPQYACACLFLLSEVLKARPPLWHMLLQNESVDEDLEHFEDIVEETEDQTTTKFNKPNNATENVPIDDSNSVDSDSSQDEGVSISSDSKSDVSDEEDDLLVGEALQDVEEAKPMPDQSRKETQVSDVRSSLPGGYDPRHREPSYCNADRVSWWELTVLASHVHPSVATMAGTLLSGANIVYNGNPLNDLSLTAFLDKFMEKKPKQSTWHGGSEIEPAKKPDLNHQLIGSEILSLAELDVPPEDFVFHKFYMNKMSSSKKPKKKKKKKGAEDAAAEELYAGDDESDNEEIENMLDAADPSLEANGDYDYDDLDNVAIEEDDDLVGNVSDEEMDILSDIADEKDDHNGYGGDEEVDVGVDDGGSDGEDVPGKRKRKRKSIGNSAASPFASLEEFEHLLNDETATENKSVGRKNSRSKKRKK comes from the exons ATGGCGATTTCAAAATCCAAGAAATCCGAACGCACCGCCGAAGCAGAAGACCTAGAGCTTTTGAAATCCGATGTTGCATCGTTCGCTTCCTCAATCGGTCTCTCCTCTACCTCCGGTGCCGGTGCCGGTGCCGTCTCCGGCTTCGACGACTCCGACTTCCGCAAAACAGGCCCTATCAAGCCGCCGGCCAAGTCCGATGGGCCTGCAAAAGAGAGACAGAAAGAAAAAGTTAGTAGCATCGCCAGCAGTAAAGGACTGCCGAAACAAGCTAGGGCTTTTCAACCGGTTGATAATTCGAGGGGTTTTGATAAGTTCAGGAACCTGCCGAAGATGCCGCTCGTGAAGGCGAGCTCCCTGGGGGTGTGGTACGTGGACGCGACCGAGTTGGAAGGGAGAGTGATAGCAAGCGAAGCGCAGAAGAAGGTTGAGTTTCGGGACGTTGAGGAGTGGAAGAAATTGGTTGCGAAGAAGAAGGAGCTGGCTGAGAGGTTGTTGGCGCAGTATTCGCTGGACTACGAATCATCCAGAGGCCAGAGCGGCGACGTCAAAATGCTGGTCGCCACACAGAGGTCGGGGACGGCGGCAGACAAGGTGTCTGCGTTTTCAGTCATGGTTGGGGAGAATCCAATTGCTAATATCAGATCACTTGATGCACTCTTAG GAATGGTGACATCAAAAGTGGGAAAGCGCCATGCGCTAACAGGCTTTGAAGCACTAAAAGAACTCTTTATTTCAAG TCTATTGCCTGATTGCAAATTGAAGACCCTTTTCCAGCGGCCTTTAAATTATCTTCCTGAGACAAAAGATGGTTACTCTTTACTACTATTTTGGCATTGGGAGGAATGTTTAAAGCAGAG GTATGAACGCTTTATTGTTGCACTTGAGGAAGCATCTAGAGATATGCTACCTATATTGAAAGACAAAGCACTGAAG ACCATGTATGCGTTGCTGAGGAGTAAATCAGAGCAAGAGCGCAAGTTACTTTCTGCACTAGTTAACAAA CTTGGGGATCCTGAAAATAAAGCTGCCTCTAATGCTGACTTTCATTTATCGAAGCTTTTGACTGATCATCCAAATATGAAG GTTGTGGTGATTGACGAAGTTGATACTTTTCTCTTTCGTCCTCATCTGGGATTACGAGCTAAATACCATGCT GTAAACTTCTTGAGCCAAATTCGTCTCAGACACAAAGGAGATGGACCCAAGGTGGCAAAGCGATTAATTGATGTTTATTTTGCTCTGTTTAAG GTACTTATTTCTGAGGCTGGCGGGGCTCTTAAGACAGATAAAAACAGAGAGGAGGATAGAAGAGCTTTGGGCTCTGCCAAAGATGGCAAAGTGAAAAGTCAGTCATCAGAATCTCATGTTGAAATGGACTCACGGTTGCTAACAGCTCTCCTGACA GGAGTCAATCGAGCATTTCCCTTTGTTTCTAGTATTGAAGCTGATGACATTATTGAGGTGCAAACTCCAATGCTCTTCAGGCTG GTTCACTCGAAGAACTTCAATGTCGGAGTTCAAGCCTTAATGCTTCTTGATAAGATCTCATCCAAAAATCAGATTGTTAGTGATCGATTTTACCGTGCCTTGTACTCGAAACTTCTGCTTCCAGCTGCAATGAATTCTTCGAAG GAAGAGATGTTTATTGGGCTGCTCTTGAGGGCtatgaaaaatgatattaatttaaagCGAGTAGCAGCCTTCTCAAAGCGTTTATTGCAG GTTGCCCTTCAGCAGCCACCGCAATATGCCTGTGCTTGTCTTTTCCTCCTCTCTGAAGTCCTTAAAGCAAGGCCACCTCTATG GCACATGTTGCTTCAGAATGAGTCAGTTGATGAAGATCTTGAGCATTTTGAAGATATTGTGGAGGAAACCGAAGATCAAACTACCACCAAGTTCAATAAACCTAACAATGCTACTGAAAATGTCCCCATTGATGATAGTAACAGTGTTGACAGTGATTCCTCGCAAGATGAAGGTGTTTCTATTTCTTCCGACTCCAAAAGTGATGTttcagatgaagaagatgacttGCTTGTTGGAGAAGCTTTACAGGATGTTGAGGAAGCCAAACCAATGCCTGATCAAAGTAGGAAGGAAACTCAAGTGTCTGACGTGAGGTCTTCATTGCCGGGAGGATATGACCCACGGCACAGGGAGCCTTCTTATTG CAACGCAGATCGAGTAAGCTGGTGGGAGCTGACAGTACTGGCTTCACATGTGCACCCATCAGTCGCTACCATGGCCGGAACCCTTCTCTCTGGGGCAAACATAGTGTACAATGGAAACCCATTAAATGACCTTTCACTAACTGCTTTCTTGGACAAGTTCATGGAGAAGAAGCCTAAGCAGAGCACATGGCATGGTGGTTCCGAGATTGAGCCTGCTAAAAAG CCTGATCTGAACCACCAGTTGATTGGGTCAGAGATCTTGTCCTTGGCGGAATTGGATGTACCCCCTGAAGATTTTGTCTTCCACAAGTTCTATATGAACAAAATGAGTTCCTCAAAGAagccaaagaaaaagaaaaagaagaaaggagcaGAGGATGCTGCTGCTGAAGAGTTATATGCTGGTGACGATGAGAGTGACAACGAAGAGATTGAGAACATGCTGGACGCTGCTGATCCTTCTTTGGAGGCAAATGGTGATTATGATTACGATGATTTGGACAATGTTGCTATTGAGGAAGACGATGACTTGGTTGGTAATGTCAGTGATGAAGAGATGGACATTCTTTCAGATATTGCCGACGAAAAGGATGATCACAATGGATATGGTGGTGATGAAGAAGTTGATGTAGGAGTAGATGACGGTGGAAGTGATGGTGAAGATGTGCCcggcaaaagaaaaaggaagcgGAAGTCCATCGGGAACTCTGCAGCTTCTCCATTTGCAAGTCTTGAAGAGTTCGAGCATCTGTTAAATGACGAGACTGCAACAGAGAACAAGTCTGTTGGAAGAAAGAACTCGAGATCAAAGAAGCGAAAGAAGTAA
- the LOC127794558 gene encoding 40S ribosomal protein SA gives MATGTARTLTTKEADIQMMLAAEVHLGTKNCDFQMERYVFKRRNDGIYIINLGKTWEKLQMAARLIVAIENPQDIIVQSARPYGQRAVLKFAQYTGAHAIAGRHTPGTFTNQLQTSFSEPRLLILTDPRTDHQPIKEAALGNIPTIAFCDTDSPMRYVDIGIPANNKGKHSIGCLFWLLARMVLQMRNTIPQGHKWDVMVDLFFYREPEETKAQEEEEAPAVPDYGDFSTAPLGGIGDQWGSQITEAQWASDAVAPPAIPAVPTATGWTSDAGPVPADGWDAAAPPPVPGPVPVPVPVPPPEAGGLGGGWE, from the exons ATGGCGACTGGAACTGCGAGGACTCTGACGACGAAGGAGGCCGATATCCAGATGATGTTGGCCGCCGAAGTCCATCTCGGCACCAAGAACTGCGACTTCCAGATGGAACGCTACGTCTTCAAGCGCCGCAACGACG GAATTTACATAATTAACCTTGGGAAAACATGGGAGAAGCTTCAGATGGCTGCCAGACTTATTGTTGCTATTGAGAACCCCCAAGACATAATTGTCCAGTCTGCTAGGCCCTATGGTCAGCGAGCAGTCTTGAAGTTTGCACAGTACACTGGTGCTCATGCAATTGCTGGTCGTCATACACCCGGAACATTTACTAATCAGCTCCAGACTTCATTCAGTGAGCCTCGTCTTTTGATCCTCACTGACCCGAGAACTGATCACCAG CCTATTAAAGAAGCTGCTCTGGGAAATATTCCAACCATTGCTTTCTGTGACACTGACTCCCCAATGCGGTATGTTGATATTGGCATCCCTGCTAATAACAAGGGGAAGCACAGCATTGGCTGTCTGTTCTGGCTGCTTGCAAGGATGGTTCTGCAAATGCGCAACACAATTCCGCAAGGACATAAATGGGACGTGATG gttgatttatttttctaccGGGAGCCTGAGGAAACAAAGgcacaagaagaagaggaggcaCCTGCTGTCCCAGATTATGGAGATTTTAGCACAGCTCCATTAGGTGGTATCGGCGATCAATGGGGTAGCCAAATTACAGAAGCCCAGTGGGCTAGTGATGCAGTTGCCCCTCCTGCCATTCCTGCAGTTCCAACTGCCACTGGTTGGACTTCAGATGCAG GGCCAGTTCCTGCTGATGGTTGGGATGCCGCAGCTCCTCCTCCAGTTCCCGGGCCAGTGCCAGTGCCCGTGCCCGTGCCCCCGCCAGAAGCTGGTGGATTGGGTGGTGGTTGGGAATGA